One genomic region from Plasmodium chabaudi chabaudi strain AS genome assembly, chromosome: 7 encodes:
- a CDS encoding tudor staphylococcal nuclease, putative, which translates to MERLIGVVKQVISADTYILLGPKKNGIAQERQISLAWIQCPKLYVKSQTSEKNEEPFAWESRELIRKLIIGKSVSFTLEYVYNNRQYCSVYFEDTNLSILLLEKGYANLVFNKSVKTNVYSDLEPYYLEAKNKNLGIFGNNINKYVRNIININNDKNENKKIYDMLANKKVHCVIEHVRDGGHLRVYAQLEKKENKEEGNKKNNVKNENKKNEKGGKGSKKKHEDNNTNEPEEKYLTMYYFSISLCGIIVDMYKKEVINNVETVKEETYATETKKFVEYRLLNRDVEIEIRHIDNNLNLYGNIHYKLGNICLLLLKNGYAYINDYTIKYVENPIEYKRALDEAVKLRKKKWINYSEKEVDFEKEYITTVIEVLYGDIIIVDYKNEERRLYLSSIKCEKHNSDIHLNTLSLLAKDYLKKKIVGEQVKIITECVKIPQSNNEGYIPPCSDNKGRMHFVSVYQITKKQVDKKGSLPGSNKINSEKKKKGKKSNSNSKDDKKNESENMDQEDYNEMSLNEELVAEGLAKVVNYVQENEKPNYYFNLQALEKESEKKKLGRFNPHLDIIKINNISGSENALRARSFENTLNKYNNLNAYVDYIYGANKYKIYIPSQNLMINFILLGVNIQKINLKEIGNDNVNKNGNIENAKREDDYVSADAGKKNNKKEKSEYRDIAIQAYKYVRKLLMQRSVQICIITCDKGGNFIGTLKYQNKDIAHHLLSLGYGMLNDIGLKNITERANYIKAAEEAKNNKRNIWAIEIVNENNENGLLNGDKAKLSEFDNIYYCSYVDDINNICLQLKNKQDQLKKFQEDINKKSYIESIPEMSINNISKNALVLAKYIDNYYYRAVVLQINKSKNKCTVKYIDFGNEDEINMADVKKLTPEYSLKNYHQFAIKVALSGLKMPEDNKPDLMIYIKQLLLDKFLYVKFEKKVENIYHVVFYDYEQFTTNKNVKSVNEEIANQGICYVDNFSDTKIFEKLKKEELQSKKNKLGIWSYGDINYDDTYA; encoded by the exons atGGAAAGACTCATCGGTGTAGTAAAGCAGGTTATATCCGCGGATACGTACATTTTGTTAGGGCCTAAAAAAA ATGGCATAGCACAGGAAAGGCAAATAAGTCTGGCATGGATACAGTGCCCAAAATTGTACGTAAAAAGCCAAACCTCGgaaaaaaacgaagaaCCATTTGCATGGGAAAGTAGAGAGCTTATCAGAAAACTGATAATAGGAAAGAGCGTATCATTCACATTagaatatgtatataataatcgTCAATATTGTAGTGTTTATTTTGAGGATACAAATTTGtcgatattattattagaaaAAGGATATGCAAATTTagtatttaataaaagtgTAAAAACGAATGTATATTCAGATTTAGAACCATATTATTTAGAAgctaaaaacaaaaatttagGAATATTTGGCAATAACATTAATAAGTATGttagaaatataattaatattaataatgacaaaaatgaaaataagaaaatttaTGATATGCTGGCTAATAAGAAAGTTCATTGTGTGATTGAGCATGTGAGGGATGGAGGGCATCTTAGGGTTTATGCTcaattggaaaaaaaagagaacAAAGAAGAAGGAAAcaagaaaaataatgttaaaaatgaaaataaaaaaaatgaaaagggAGGAAAAggatcgaaaaaaaaacatgaagataataatactaACGAACctgaagaaaaatatttgacaatgtattatttttcaatatctCTTTGTGGTATTATAGTagatatgtataaaaaggaagtaataaataatgttgAAACGGTTAAAGAAGAAACATATGCAActgaaacaaaaaaatttgtagAATATAGATTATTAAACAGAGATGTAGAAATAGAAATAAGACatattgataataatttaaatttatatggaaatatacattataaattaggtaatatatgtttattattattaaaaaatggatatgcTTATATTAATGACTATACCATAAAATATGTCGAAAATCCTATAGAATATAAAAGGGCACTTGATGAGGCTGTAAAActaagaaaaaagaaatggaTAAATTATTCTGAAAAAGAAGTAGATTTTGAAAAAGAGTATATTACAACTGTTATAGAAGTATTATATGgtgatattattattgtagattataaaaatgaagaaagaagattatatttaagttcgataaaatgtgaaaaaCATAATTCAGATATCCATTTAAATACATTATCTTTATTAGCAAaagattatttaaaaaagaaaatagtTGGTGAACAagtgaaaattataacagAGTGTGTAAAAATACCACAAAGCAATAACGAGGGTTATATACCACCATGTTCTGATAACAAAGGAAGGATGCATTTTGTCAGTGTTTATCAAATTACGAAAAAACAAgttgataaaaaaggaagtCTGCCAGGAtcgaataaaataaattctgaaaaaaagaaaaaaggaaaaaaaagtaatagcAATTCAAAAGATGACAAGAAAAATGAATCTGAAAATATGGATCAAGAAGATTACAACGAGATGAGTCTCAATGAAGAACTAGTTGCAGAGGGTTTAGCAAAAGTTGTAAATTATGTacaagaaaatgaaaaaccaAATTACTATTTCAATTTACAAGCATTAGAAAAAGaatctgaaaaaaaaaaactcgGACGATTTAATCCACATTtagatattataaaaataaataatataagtgGTAGTGAAAATGCCTTAAGAGCTAGATCATTTGAAAatacattaaataaatataataatttaaatgcatatgttgattatatatatggagcaaataaatacaaaatttatattccttctcaaaatttaatgataaACTTTATCTTATTAGGtgtaaatattcaaaaaattaatttaaaagaaataggAAATGacaatgtaaataaaaatggaaacatCGAAAATGCAAAGAGAGAGGATGATTATGTTTCTGCAGATgctggaaaaaaaaataataaaaaagaaaaaagcgAATATAGAGATATTGCTATACaagcatataaatatgtgagAAAACTTTTAATGCAGAGATCAGTgcaaatatgtattattacatGTGACAAAGGTGGTAATTTTATCGGAACattaaaatatcaaaataaagacATAGCACACCATTTATTATCTTTAGGATATGGTATGTTAAATGATATTggattgaaaaatataactgAAAGAgctaattatattaaagcAGCTGAAGAagctaaaaataataaaagaaatatatgggCTATTGAAATagtaaatgaaaataacgAAAACGGTTTATTAAATGGCGATAAAGCAAAACTTTCtgaatttgataatatatattattgttcATATGtagatgatataaataatatttgtttacaactaaaaaataaacaagatcaacttaaaaaatttcaagaagatataaataaaaaaagctaTATAGAAAGTATACCAGAAATgtctattaataatataagtaaAAATGCTTTAGTCTTAgctaaatatattgataattattattatcgaGCTGTGGTacttcaaataaataaatcaaaaaacaaatgtactgtaaaatatatagatttTGGTAATgaagatgaaataaatatggcagatgttaaaaaattaactcCAGAATatagtttaaaaaattatcatcaaTTTGCTATTAAAGTTGCATTATCAGGTTTAAAAATGCCAGAAGATAACAAACCAGatttaatgatatatattaaacaaCTTTTATtagataaatttttatatgttaaatttgaaaagaaagtagaaaatatatatcatgttgttttttatgattatgaacaatttaccacaaataaaaatgtaaaaagtGTTAACGAAGAAATAGCAAATCAAGGAATTTGTTATGTTGATAATTTCAGTGATActaaaatttttgaaaaattaaaaaaagaagaattacaatcaaaaaaaaataaacttgGTATATGGTCTTATGGAGACATAAATTATGATGACACTTATGCATAA
- a CDS encoding signal recognition particle subunit SRP72, putative, which produces MNDKNENCKKKGSRKKDGDNISLEKKEKKRRNRHKNPAIIYNKDKFSIDDIKSRYSSLIEEKEYSKVFYEITNVLIKNDNINKTNEKIKKENKTFKYMFQENYEEMKNDNVLLEFFYCLYKLKLYKKLSACLKYYLENEDKYNNFVNILLADVSYKLRNFETSINLYELLIKNEGKDQVNSANINMDSSYISFYLQLMYEYNFLKLKKEKKKKNKKKLNDEKDSSSTTSENQISNKEENYQQNANSQIDIQNLKDKIIEFTNNFNSDEVDDFEQLYNYSIFFTIEKCYDNSLKFLDLLEDLCKNTLIMDEVNNDGNNDDNSEVNKLILENNKTNNKESSLYNIEMIKKNKILIQLGKAYIYSKMNKIKESVDIYENILNNYELYITNLPVLLTSYNNYIALINNYNENLLIDKLSKVAPSKKIEFNIKPDKLLLIKNIIFMHKDINTEINRYQRSVLYYNECLDLFHYNHKTDELRLKLQNYSTKFNNSVLLDKLNILTYLKENNYLKCKHYIRKNIDLVQSPEIKIKYINAYAYMSFEKKAYNDVVDIYLQYEHVFQKLVHHYKNFFSNLFYIYICVKLPEKKNQENNDPSEYNMKNLERVIDLFTKYKEAIKDDINIINPETLFLVSKYLICNEQTELLHDLFEYLSTEIKNDFNFYSIYTYVYTYINIENVYKYEGRLKKVILSETYMIDVEELENKSINFDVGLLNQSLDNIHKKRKRSKKNKNNKTAESGANAHNNPSIDKWLPRHEKPGFKNKKKKIKSIEQDKEPAPTEESKPQPINPTQAKLQNMKQRKKR; this is translated from the coding sequence atgaatgacaaaaatgaaaattgtaaaaaaaagggTAGCAGGAAAAAGGATGGAGATAATATAagtttagaaaaaaaagaaaaaaaacgaagaaaCAGACATAAAAATCCagctattatatataataaagacAAATTTAGCATCGATGATATAAAATCTAGATATTCCTCATTGATCGAGGAAAAGGAATATTCAAAagtattttatgaaataacaaatgtgttaattaaaaatgataatataaataaaacaaatgagaaaataaaaaaagaaaacaaaacatttaaatatatgtttcaagaaaattatgaagaaatgaaaaatgataatgttttattggaatttttttattgtttatataagttaaaattgtataaaaaattaagtgcttgcttaaaatattatttagaaaatgaagacaaatataataattttgtaaatatattattagcaGATGTTAGTTATAAATTAAGAAATTTTGAAACTagtattaatttatatgaacttttgataaaaaacgAAGGAAAAGATCAAGTAAATTCtgcaaatattaatatggaCAGTAGttatatttccttttaCTTACAACTAATGTATGaatataactttttaaagcttaaaaaagaaaaaaagaaaaaaaataagaaaaaattaaatgatgaaaaagataGTTCATCTACAACTTCAGAAAATCAAATCTCTAACAAGGAAGAAAATTATCAACAAAATGCTAATTCTCAAATTgatattcaaaatttaaaagataaaattattgaaTTTACAAACAATTTTAACTCTGACGAAGTAGATGATTTTgaacaattatataattattctattttttttacaattgaAAAATGCTATGATaattcattaaaatttttagaCCTATTAGAAGacttatgtaaaaatactTTGATAATGGATGAAGTAAATAATGATGGGAATAATGATGACAATTCTGAAGTAAACAAActaattttagaaaataataaaacaaataacaAAGAATCATCACTTTATAATATAgagatgataaaaaaaaataaaatacttaTTCAACTTGGAAaagcatacatatattcaaaaatgaataaaataaaagaatctgtagatatttatgaaaatattttaaacaattatgaattatatattactaaTTTACCAGTCTTATTGACAtcttataataattacatagcactaataaataactataatgaaaatttacTTATAGATAAGTTATCTAAAGTAGCACCaagtaaaaaaatcgaatttaatataaagcCAGACAAATTATtacttattaaaaatataatatttatgcataaagatataaatacagAAATTAATAGATATCAACGTAGTGTTTTGTATTATAATGAATGCCttgatttatttcattataatcATAAAACTGATGAACTAAGattaaaattacaaaattattctacaaaatttaataactCTGTATTATtagataaattaaatattttgacaTATCTTAAAGAGaacaattatttaaaatgtaaaCATTATatacgaaaaaatatagatttGGTTCAATCACCTGAAATtaaaatcaaatatattaatgcatatgcatacatgtcttttgaaaaaaaggCATACAACGATGTTGTGGATATTTATCTACAATATGAACATGTCTTTCAAAAGCTTGTGCATCATTataagaattttttttctaatttattCTACatctatatatgtgtaaaattaccagaaaagaaaaatcaagaaaataatgatccATCTGAATATAACATGAAAAATCTCGAGCGTGTAATTGACCTTttcacaaaatataaagaagcaataaaagatgatataaatataataaatccTGAAACTCTGTTTTTAGTTAGCAAATATCTTATATGCAATGAACAAACCGAACTGTTACatgatttatttgaatatcTTTCAacagaaataaaaaatgattttaatttttattcaatatatacatatgtatatacatatataaatatagaaaatgtatataaatatgaaggTAGACTCAAAAAAGTGATACTTAGCGAAACATATATGATCGATGTCGAAGAActtgaaaataaatccaTCAACTTTGATGTTGGTTTGCTTAATCAATCTTTAGATAATATCCACAAAAAACGTAAGagatcaaaaaaaaataaaaataataaaacagcAGAATCAGGAGCTAACGCCCACAATAATCCCTCTATTGATAAATGGCTACCAAGACATGAAAAACCGggatttaaaaacaaaaaaaaaaaaataaaatctaTTGAACAAGATAAGGAACCTGCACCCACTGAAGAATCCAAACCTCAACCTATCAATCCTACTCAGGCAAAATTGCAAAACATGAAACAAAGAAAGAAAAGATGA
- a CDS encoding casein kinase 1, putative, which yields MEIRVANKYALGKKLGSGSFGDIYVAKDIVTMEEFAVKLESTRSKHPQLLYESKLYKILGGGIGVPKVYWYGIEGDFTIMVLDLLGPSLEDLFTLCNRKFSLKTVLMTADQMLNRIEYVHSKNFIHRDIKPDNFLIGRGKKVTLIHIIDFGLAKKYRDSRSHTHIPYKEGKNLTGTARYASINTHLGIEQSRRDDIEALGYVLMYFLRGSLPWQGLKAISKKDKYDKIMEKKISTSVEVLCRNTSFEFVTYLNYCRSLRFEDRPDYTYLRRLLKDLFIREGFTYDFLFDWTCVYASEKDKKKMLENKNRFDQIADQEGRVKQN from the exons atgGAAATAAGAGTAGCAAACAAATATGCATTAGGGAAAAAGTTAGGAAGTGGATCGTTTGGTGACATTTATGTTGCCAAAGATATTGTAACTATGGAAGAGTTTGCTGTTAAATTA GAATCGACAAGATCGAAACATCCCCagttattatatgaatcaaaactttataaaatattaggAGGAGGAA TTGGCGTTCCTAAAGTTTACTGGTATGGTATAGAAGGAGATTTCACTATTATGGTTCTTGATTTATTGGGGCCATCTTTAGAGGATCTTTTTACCCTTTGTAATAgaaaattttctttaaaaacTGTCCTTATGACAGCAGATCAAATG TTAAATAGAATCGAATATGTCCATTCAAAAAACTTTATACACAGAGATATTAAACCAGATAACTTTTTAATAG gacgaggaaaaaaagttacattaattcatataattgaTTTTGGTcttgcaaaaaaatatagagaTTCAAGATCACATACCCATATACCATATAAAGAAGGAAAAAATTTAACAGGAACAGCAAGATATGCTAGTATAAATACTCATTTAG GAATTGAACAATCACGTAGGGATGATATTGAAGCCCTAGGATATGTTCTCATGTATTTTCTTCGAGGAAGTTTGCCATGGCAAGGACTTAAGGCCATTTCAAAAAAggataaatatgataaaattatggaaaaaaaaatatcaacaTCTGTAGAAGTTTTGTGTAGAAATACAAGCT TCGAGTTTGTtacttatttaaattattgtcGATCTTTAAGATTTGAAGATAGACCcgattatacatatttaagaAGGCTTTTAAAAGATTTGTTTATTAG aGAGGGTTTTACCTAtgattttctttttgattGGACATGCGTATATGCATcagaaaaagataaaaaaaaaatgttagaGAATAAAAATCGATTTGATCAAATTGCAGATCAAGAAGGACGAGtgaaacaaaattaa
- a CDS encoding DnaJ protein, putative, with protein MIGNKEEAYECFNLANRYMKAGNYSHAKNLFLKSKRMFPEIDITEQIKICDEKISKSENIGNDDTASSNTNSRTYKTDQSNLHERHKSKDDGIEKILRTNNFYEILGIPKNSNDETIKSAYKKLAKIYHPDKNKEKGAEEAFKKISKAFQHLINKEKRYEYDNNLEMGSHFPAHRATHFYYSDDLFTPEDLFRSFFGINLATCNNRAFRTNINTEHPHNNNNNNNNNSHNTQRNISIAQLSIFLMMFVIFFLSSYFEQPRAVYSLQKTNYFDTVNYTSLNKIRFYTKRTFGYNYPKNSHPRFQVEFEVEYKYYEHECHVLTKKIKNDYHGQKNKYKQQLNYKDIPESCLKLKTLEDQYNNYIMKLKKR; from the exons ATGATAGGGAACAAAGAAGAAGCATATGAATGCTTCAATTTGGCAAACAGATATATGAAAGCAGGAAATTACAGTCatgcaaaaaatttatttttaaaatcaaaaaGGATGTTTCCTGAAATTGATATAActgaacaaataaaaatatgtgatgaaaaaataagcaaaaGTGAAAACATAGGAAATGATGACACAGCATCTAGCAATACTAATAGTAGAACATATAAAACTGATCAAAGTAATTTACATGAACGGCATAAATCAAAAGATGATGGTatcgaaaaaatattaagaacaaataatttttatgaaatattagGTATaccaaaaaatagtaatgaTGAAACTATTAAAAGcgcttataaaaaattagcgaaaatatatcatccTGATAagaataaagaaaaagggGCTGAAGAagcttttaaaaaaatatcaaaagcATTTCaacatttaataaataaagaaaaaagatatgaatatgataataatttagaaaTGGGCTCTCATTTTCCAGCACATAGAGCAACACATTTCTATTATAGTGATGATTTATTTACTCCCGAAGATTTATTTCGTAGTTTTTTTGGAATAAATTTGGCTACTTGCAATAATAGAGCATTCCGAACTAATATTAATACAGAGCATCCacataacaataataataataataacaataatagtCATAATACTCAACGCAACATTTCGATTGCACAACtctctatatttttaatgatgtttgttatattttttctatcaAGCTATTTTGAGCAACCAAgg GCTGTATATTCCCTTCAAAAAAcgaattattttgatacTGTAAATTATAcatcattaaataaaattcgaTTTTACACAAAAAGGACATTTGGTTATAACTATCCGAAAAATAGCCATCCTCGTTTTCAA gTTGAATTTGAAgtagaatataaatattatgagcACGAATGCCATGTtttaactaaaaaaattaaaaatgattatcatggacaaaaaaacaaataca AACaacaattaaattataaggACATACCCGAAAGTTGCTTGAAACTAAAAACATTAGAG GACCAGTACAACAACTACATTATGAAGTTAAAGAAGCGGtga